The following are encoded together in the Microcoleus sp. FACHB-68 genome:
- a CDS encoding HDIG domain-containing metalloprotein, producing the protein MNTLSSLTRQIEQLRIRYGAQWRRGLLAKVLTKSLAEAKAAGSTSPKSTHKSLSRFLPSVSSNQPDVYQKRSIVSQRQNYRAHTPISLVLAVVCLTGSIGHRFYNKPKLDVGTTAPYTIVAPTAAKVEDTKTTEENRKAARIGSVPVLKIDQAVNQQIYNDLRRAIEQGNELRRMAGVVPFTETSSLSTETQLYLRQAREADWRSVLAALKDQKEQKDSKKPDSNPLPANARKPLEESLEALRRLARKDPYSGVIKQIRPPLNVAGQQAIAELQAYRQTASAENFSSLLETITQARRRYMMAVAALSEPSVTGLANRYDAELFALSEADWQKMQVGIYHAAERLLAQGISPGLPDGILKHAVSLQVRTAVPAEAESLSTDILLAVLRPNLIRDAERTRLRAEQVASEVEPVIVTIDRGEVIVRAGQQINQPDFVLLDYFGKSQREPNWVGLISLGGLVAGAVGVLWVVERRFHPGLRRRDHILVLLLTLSTPLLVALQVPHTSLPAIGLLLGSFYGSAVGTTVVALLGWVLPVGLEIDGIHLIASAAGGLIGGLIAGRLRSREELALLGGAVGLTQGTVYLLLTLMASASAGSIWYAVLSAAALQSLAGLAWSIVALGLSPYLEHVFDLVTPIRLAELASPNRPLLKRLASEAPGTFQHTLFVATLAEAAAKALGCNVELVRTGTLYHDIGKMHDPLGFIENQMGGPNKHDIIDDPWKSAEIIKKHVLEGLVMARKCRLPTAIKAFIPEHQGTMLIAYFYHQAQQLAAQDPSLTVNEEDFRYDGPIPQSRETGIVMLADSCEAALRSLKDATPEEALNMVNKILRARWQDNQLTDSGLTREEMPKIAEIFVQVWLQFNHKRIAYPKAVLAAK; encoded by the coding sequence ATGAACACGCTTTCTTCATTGACGCGGCAGATTGAACAACTTCGCATTCGCTATGGTGCTCAGTGGCGGCGAGGGCTATTAGCAAAAGTGCTGACAAAGAGCTTGGCTGAGGCTAAAGCTGCCGGCAGCACATCACCCAAGTCAACCCACAAATCCTTATCTCGCTTTTTGCCCTCTGTGTCGTCTAATCAACCTGATGTATACCAAAAGCGCTCAATAGTTTCACAACGCCAGAACTACAGAGCGCACACGCCCATTTCGCTTGTGCTGGCAGTGGTATGCCTCACCGGCTCCATCGGTCATCGCTTCTACAATAAGCCAAAACTGGATGTTGGCACGACGGCTCCCTACACAATCGTTGCGCCAACAGCGGCGAAGGTGGAGGACACCAAAACCACGGAAGAAAACCGAAAAGCCGCCCGAATAGGCTCTGTTCCCGTATTAAAAATCGATCAGGCAGTTAACCAGCAGATATACAACGACCTGAGACGAGCCATCGAACAAGGTAACGAACTCCGCCGCATGGCCGGCGTGGTGCCCTTCACAGAGACTTCCAGCTTGTCAACTGAGACGCAGTTATACTTGCGTCAAGCAAGGGAAGCGGACTGGCGCTCGGTTTTAGCCGCGCTCAAAGACCAAAAAGAGCAAAAGGATAGCAAAAAGCCCGATAGTAACCCCTTGCCGGCGAATGCGAGGAAACCCTTAGAGGAATCCTTGGAAGCGCTGCGCCGGCTTGCCCGCAAAGATCCTTATAGCGGGGTCATTAAACAGATCCGTCCTCCGTTAAATGTGGCAGGCCAGCAAGCCATTGCTGAACTTCAAGCGTATCGGCAAACGGCTTCAGCGGAAAATTTTTCTAGCCTGTTAGAGACCATCACTCAAGCCCGCCGACGTTATATGATGGCTGTCGCAGCGCTTTCTGAACCATCAGTGACTGGACTGGCCAATCGATACGATGCGGAGCTGTTCGCTTTGTCTGAGGCCGATTGGCAGAAAATGCAAGTGGGCATTTATCACGCGGCAGAACGTCTTTTGGCTCAAGGAATTTCTCCGGGACTGCCGGATGGCATTTTAAAGCACGCCGTAAGCCTCCAAGTTAGAACAGCAGTGCCAGCGGAGGCAGAATCGCTCTCGACAGATATATTACTGGCCGTTTTACGGCCCAACTTGATCAGGGATGCAGAACGCACTAGACTTCGGGCAGAGCAAGTTGCTTCTGAGGTAGAACCCGTCATTGTTACCATTGATCGGGGTGAAGTGATTGTCCGCGCCGGCCAACAGATTAACCAGCCGGATTTTGTCCTGCTCGATTACTTCGGCAAAAGCCAGCGAGAGCCGAACTGGGTGGGGTTGATCAGCTTAGGTGGGTTAGTAGCCGGTGCCGTCGGCGTTTTATGGGTGGTAGAGCGGCGCTTTCATCCAGGGTTGCGCCGGCGCGATCACATCTTGGTACTGCTGCTAACCTTAAGTACGCCGCTGTTGGTGGCTTTGCAGGTGCCTCACACAAGCTTGCCCGCGATTGGTTTATTACTGGGCAGTTTCTATGGTTCAGCCGTCGGAACAACCGTCGTCGCTTTGCTGGGTTGGGTGCTGCCGGTTGGCTTGGAAATTGACGGAATTCATTTAATCGCCAGTGCCGCTGGGGGCTTGATCGGTGGCTTGATCGCAGGCAGATTACGCTCACGCGAAGAACTGGCCCTTTTAGGCGGTGCCGTCGGATTAACTCAAGGAACTGTGTATCTGCTTTTGACGCTGATGGCCAGTGCGAGTGCCGGTTCGATCTGGTATGCCGTCCTCAGCGCGGCAGCGCTGCAAAGTCTCGCCGGCTTGGCTTGGAGTATCGTGGCACTCGGCCTTAGCCCTTACCTGGAACACGTCTTTGACCTCGTTACCCCCATCCGCTTAGCTGAATTAGCGAGTCCCAACCGGCCTCTATTGAAACGCTTAGCCTCGGAAGCTCCAGGTACATTCCAGCACACTCTATTTGTTGCCACCCTGGCCGAAGCAGCCGCCAAAGCTCTGGGCTGTAACGTGGAGCTAGTGAGAACCGGCACACTATACCACGACATCGGTAAAATGCACGATCCATTAGGGTTTATTGAAAATCAGATGGGTGGCCCTAACAAGCACGATATCATCGATGACCCTTGGAAAAGTGCGGAGATTATTAAAAAGCACGTCCTTGAAGGGTTAGTAATGGCTCGTAAGTGCCGGCTGCCTACGGCGATTAAAGCGTTTATCCCAGAACACCAGGGAACCATGCTCATCGCTTATTTTTACCACCAAGCCCAGCAGCTAGCAGCCCAAGACCCCAGTTTAACCGTGAACGAAGAGGATTTTCGCTACGATGGCCCAATTCCCCAATCGCGTGAAACAGGAATTGTCATGCTGGCAGATTCCTGTGAGGCAGCGCTGCGATCTCTTAAGGACGCCACCCCAGAAGAAGCTTTGAATATGGTTAATAAGATCCTTCGCGCCCGCTGGCAGGATAACCAGCTGACAGATTCCGGTTTAACCCGCGAAGAGATGCCAAAAATTGCTGAAATTTTTGTGCAAGTTTGGCTACAGTTTAATCACAAACGCATTGCTTATCCGAAAGCAGTTTTAGCGGCTAAATAA
- a CDS encoding 5-formyltetrahydrofolate cyclo-ligase, producing MSSTDSRLDKATWRRALLQQRQSLPADIWQQKSTQLCSHLQSSSLFAKSETILAYFSFRQEPDLSLLFSDNHRWGFPRCAGKSLSWHLWKPGEALQIGSYGLIEPAPNSPTLQPAEVDLILVPAVACDQQGYRLGYGGGFYDRLFTSPEWASKPTLGIVFQFAYLPQLPVDSWDKQLHGVCTETGIKMIQ from the coding sequence ATGAGCAGCACTGACTCCCGGCTAGATAAAGCAACATGGCGACGTGCGCTTTTGCAACAACGGCAATCGCTGCCGGCAGATATTTGGCAGCAAAAAAGTACGCAGCTTTGTAGCCACCTGCAATCCTCATCTTTGTTCGCTAAATCAGAAACAATCCTGGCTTACTTCAGCTTCCGCCAAGAACCCGACCTCAGTCTTTTATTTAGTGATAATCACAGATGGGGATTTCCTCGATGTGCCGGCAAATCTCTGTCTTGGCACCTTTGGAAACCTGGAGAAGCCCTGCAAATCGGCTCTTATGGTCTGATTGAACCCGCTCCCAATTCCCCAACTTTGCAGCCGGCAGAAGTAGATTTAATTCTTGTCCCAGCCGTTGCCTGTGATCAGCAAGGATATCGCTTAGGCTATGGCGGTGGCTTTTACGACCGGCTCTTCACTTCACCGGAGTGGGCATCCAAACCAACCCTCGGCATTGTGTTTCAATTTGCTTACTTACCCCAGTTGCCTGTTGATTCTTGGGATAAACAATTGCATGGCGTTTGTACAGAAACCGGGATAAAAATGATACAATAA
- the gmd gene encoding GDP-mannose 4,6-dehydratase, whose amino-acid sequence MTQRKRALITGITGQDGSYLSELLLENGYEVHGIIRRTSTFNTDRIDHIYVDPHNESAKLFLHYGDLTDGTTLRRILEEVQPVEIYNLGAQSHVRVSFDSPEYTVDTVAMGTLRLLEAIRDYQQRTGIEVRFYQAGSSEMYGKVQEIPQKETTPFYPRSPYACAKLYGHWQTVNYRESYGLFACNGILFNHESPRRGETFVTRKITRAIARIVAGKQKKTYLGNLDAKRDWGYAKDYVKAMWLMLQQEEPDDYVIATGETYSVKEFLEVAFKYVNLDWHDYVEFDERYLRPAEVELLIGDSTKARQKLGWEPTVTFEELVGLMVKADLEVLGLISPNEDLTQVFKDHAFIRQEAGGRFD is encoded by the coding sequence ATGACGCAACGGAAGCGAGCGCTGATCACCGGCATTACAGGTCAAGACGGCTCCTATTTAAGCGAGTTGTTGCTGGAAAATGGCTATGAAGTTCACGGCATTATCCGGCGGACTTCCACGTTTAACACTGATCGGATTGACCACATTTATGTCGATCCTCACAACGAAAGCGCAAAGTTATTTTTGCACTATGGTGATTTGACCGATGGCACAACTTTGCGGCGAATCTTAGAAGAAGTCCAACCTGTAGAAATTTACAATTTGGGTGCTCAATCCCATGTACGGGTGAGTTTTGACTCGCCAGAATACACGGTTGATACAGTGGCAATGGGAACACTGCGCCTGCTAGAGGCAATTCGAGACTATCAGCAACGCACCGGCATTGAAGTGCGCTTCTATCAAGCCGGTTCCTCCGAAATGTATGGCAAAGTCCAAGAAATTCCTCAGAAGGAAACAACCCCGTTTTATCCCAGAAGTCCTTACGCTTGTGCCAAACTTTACGGCCACTGGCAAACGGTAAATTACCGGGAGTCTTACGGTCTGTTTGCGTGTAATGGCATCCTTTTCAACCACGAAAGTCCGCGTCGGGGCGAGACATTTGTGACGCGCAAAATTACACGAGCAATTGCCAGAATTGTTGCCGGCAAGCAGAAAAAAACCTATCTGGGCAACCTAGATGCTAAGCGGGATTGGGGTTATGCAAAGGACTATGTTAAAGCCATGTGGCTAATGCTACAACAAGAAGAACCCGATGATTATGTGATCGCAACCGGCGAAACTTACTCAGTCAAAGAGTTTCTTGAGGTTGCGTTTAAATACGTCAACTTAGACTGGCACGATTATGTAGAGTTTGATGAGCGATACCTGCGGCCAGCGGAAGTTGAATTGCTGATAGGAGACTCCACAAAAGCGCGGCAAAAATTAGGTTGGGAACCGACCGTCACTTTTGAAGAGTTAGTAGGTTTGATGGTCAAAGCAGACTTAGAAGTGCTGGGTTTAATTTCACCCAATGAAGATTTGACCCAAGTTTTTAAGGATCACGCTTTTATTCGTCAAGAAGCGGGGGGCAGATTTGATTAA
- a CDS encoding carbohydrate ABC transporter permease, which produces MYGLLSALAFIMLVPLFWLISTSLKSPAENIFQFPPQLLPAQPTLQNFVKVWLSEPFGQYLFNSTLVAGLTVGLNLLFCSLAAYPLARLDFRGRDLIFTAIVSTIMIPFQIVMIPLYILTVKLRLINTYLGIIFPSLASAFGIFLLRQAFMGVPKELEEAARMDGCSELGIWWHIMLPAIKPALVTLAIFVFIGSWSDFLWPLIVLDKPEYYTLPLGVATLAGTTFSLDWRLIAAGSVISILPVLFLFLFVQRYIVPTDAGSGVKG; this is translated from the coding sequence ATGTATGGGCTACTGAGTGCGCTGGCCTTTATTATGCTTGTGCCCCTGTTTTGGTTGATCAGTACGTCCCTGAAGTCGCCGGCAGAGAACATTTTCCAATTTCCTCCGCAATTGCTGCCGGCTCAGCCAACATTACAGAACTTTGTCAAAGTTTGGTTGTCCGAACCTTTTGGCCAGTATTTGTTTAACAGCACATTGGTTGCCGGTTTGACGGTGGGATTAAATCTGCTGTTTTGTTCTCTCGCTGCCTATCCTTTAGCACGGTTGGATTTTCGAGGGCGCGACTTGATTTTTACCGCTATCGTTTCCACCATCATGATTCCCTTCCAAATCGTGATGATTCCCCTGTATATCTTGACCGTAAAACTCCGCCTGATTAACACTTACCTGGGCATCATTTTTCCTTCCCTTGCTTCCGCCTTTGGCATTTTTCTATTACGGCAAGCTTTTATGGGTGTACCTAAAGAATTAGAAGAAGCTGCCCGAATGGATGGCTGTTCTGAGTTGGGGATTTGGTGGCATATCATGTTACCTGCCATCAAGCCGGCACTGGTGACACTGGCCATTTTTGTGTTTATCGGTTCTTGGAGTGACTTTTTATGGCCTTTAATTGTCTTAGATAAGCCTGAATACTATACGTTGCCTTTGGGAGTGGCAACCCTTGCCGGCACCACCTTTTCCTTAGATTGGCGGTTAATTGCTGCCGGTTCTGTGATTTCCATCTTGCCGGTGCTGTTTCTATTTTTGTTCGTGCAGCGCTACATTGTTCCCACAGATGCCGGTAGTGGAGTTAAGGGTTAA
- a CDS encoding competence/damage-inducible protein A: MSAEIICVGTELLLGDILNSNAQFLAKQLAQLGIPHYFQTVVGDNPDRLKQVLAIACERSQVLIFTGGLGPTPDDLTHETLADFFGVPLVERAEILEDIAHKYAQRGRQMAPSNRKQALIPRGAEILPNPAGTAPGIIWQPRAGLSVLTFPGVPGEMYGMWRETAVPYLKSQGWGQAIIYSRTLKFWGIAESTLAEKVSAFLNLPNPTVAPYASRGEVKLRISARAGSEMEAIELITPVEKQLQQIAGLDYYGADDETLPVVVGRLLQNAGETLVVAESCTGGGLGQMLTEVAGSSNYFLGGVISYDNQVKISLLGVNSEDLEQLGAVSDPVAKQMASGVRSRLGAGWGLSITGIAGPGGGSETKPVGLVYIGLAGPAGEVESFEYRFGALRDRALIRHISACAALDHLRRKLLSRQPIENFVP, translated from the coding sequence ATGAGTGCTGAAATTATCTGTGTCGGCACAGAACTTCTACTGGGCGACATTCTCAATAGCAATGCCCAATTTCTGGCAAAACAACTGGCCCAACTGGGAATCCCTCACTATTTTCAAACGGTGGTGGGAGATAATCCAGATCGGCTTAAACAAGTATTGGCCATTGCCTGTGAACGATCACAGGTGCTGATTTTTACCGGCGGTCTTGGCCCAACGCCGGATGACCTCACCCATGAAACATTAGCCGACTTTTTTGGCGTCCCCCTGGTTGAACGTGCAGAAATTCTAGAAGATATCGCTCACAAATACGCCCAGCGCGGGCGGCAAATGGCTCCCAGCAACCGCAAACAAGCGTTAATTCCACGCGGGGCTGAAATTTTACCCAATCCTGCCGGTACTGCCCCAGGCATCATCTGGCAACCCCGTGCCGGCTTGAGCGTTCTGACTTTCCCTGGTGTGCCAGGGGAAATGTATGGGATGTGGCGAGAAACGGCTGTGCCTTATTTAAAAAGTCAGGGCTGGGGTCAAGCAATTATCTACAGCCGGACGTTAAAGTTTTGGGGCATTGCTGAGTCTACCTTGGCGGAAAAAGTCTCTGCTTTTCTGAATTTACCAAACCCGACGGTTGCGCCTTATGCGAGTCGGGGTGAGGTGAAGTTGCGAATTTCAGCCCGTGCCGGCTCAGAAATGGAGGCAATTGAGCTAATTACACCCGTTGAGAAGCAACTGCAACAAATTGCGGGACTTGACTATTACGGGGCGGATGATGAGACTCTCCCTGTCGTGGTAGGCCGGCTGTTGCAGAATGCCGGTGAAACCTTAGTTGTGGCAGAGTCCTGTACCGGCGGCGGACTTGGACAAATGCTGACTGAGGTGGCCGGCAGTTCTAATTATTTCCTGGGCGGTGTCATTTCCTACGACAATCAAGTGAAGATTTCCCTCTTAGGTGTGAATTCTGAAGATTTAGAGCAGTTAGGTGCCGTTAGCGATCCAGTGGCAAAGCAAATGGCCAGCGGCGTCCGATCTAGACTGGGTGCGGGTTGGGGGCTAAGTATCACCGGCATTGCTGGGCCTGGAGGTGGAAGTGAGACTAAACCTGTAGGCTTAGTTTATATCGGTCTGGCTGGGCCTGCCGGTGAAGTGGAAAGTTTTGAATACCGATTTGGTGCCCTACGGGATCGGGCTTTAATTCGCCACATCAGCGCCTGCGCGGCCCTCGACCACCTGCGGCGAAAATTGTTAAGCCGGCAGCCTATCGAAAATTTCGTTCCTTGA
- a CDS encoding GDP-L-fucose synthase: protein MTTLELKDKRILVTGGAGFLGRQVIDQLVKAGADAQKITVPRSREYDLCSMDACQRVVQQQDIIVHLAAHVGGIGLNREKPAQLFYDNLMMGTQLIHSAYQAGVEKFVCVGTICAYPKFTPVPFKEDDLWNGYPEETNAPYGVAKKALLVQLQAYRQQYNFNGIYLLPVNLYGPEDNFDPSSSHVIPALIRKVYEAQQRGDKQLPAWGDGTPSREFLYSTDAARGIVMATQKYNDPDPVNLGTGYEITIRDLVELICELMEFKGEIVWETDQPNGQPRRCLDTERAKQAFGFTAQVEFKEGLRNTIDWYRQHAA, encoded by the coding sequence ATGACAACACTAGAGCTAAAAGACAAACGAATTCTGGTAACGGGGGGCGCTGGTTTCTTGGGCCGGCAAGTGATAGATCAGCTCGTCAAAGCTGGCGCTGACGCCCAAAAAATTACAGTGCCTCGCTCACGTGAGTATGATTTGTGTTCAATGGATGCCTGCCAACGAGTTGTCCAACAGCAGGATATTATCGTTCACCTAGCAGCGCACGTCGGTGGCATTGGTTTAAATCGGGAAAAACCGGCCCAATTATTTTACGACAATTTGATGATGGGCACTCAGCTCATTCATTCCGCCTATCAAGCCGGTGTCGAAAAATTTGTCTGCGTTGGCACGATTTGTGCTTATCCTAAATTCACACCCGTGCCTTTTAAAGAAGATGATCTTTGGAATGGCTATCCGGAAGAAACCAACGCTCCTTATGGAGTTGCAAAGAAAGCTTTATTAGTGCAACTCCAAGCTTATCGGCAACAGTACAACTTCAATGGAATTTATCTGCTGCCGGTGAATTTATACGGGCCAGAAGATAACTTTGATCCTAGCAGTTCTCACGTCATTCCCGCCTTAATTCGTAAAGTTTACGAAGCCCAACAGCGAGGAGACAAACAACTGCCGGCGTGGGGAGACGGCACTCCCAGCCGCGAGTTTCTGTACTCAACAGATGCAGCGCGGGGCATTGTCATGGCAACCCAAAAATACAACGATCCAGATCCAGTAAATTTGGGAACCGGCTATGAAATTACCATCCGCGATCTGGTAGAACTAATCTGCGAATTGATGGAATTTAAGGGAGAAATTGTTTGGGAAACCGATCAACCGAATGGTCAGCCACGTCGCTGTTTAGATACCGAACGAGCAAAGCAAGCTTTTGGTTTTACTGCCCAAGTTGAATTTAAAGAAGGGCTAAGAAATACCATTGATTGGTATCGCCAGCACGCTGCTTAA
- a CDS encoding MraY family glycosyltransferase, with protein MPYHLYHLLAFLVSTLVVLWSTPVVKTIGLKSGRVDQPGGRKVHQRPMVRLGGVSIFAGTVIALLVVWGLGGFVDAGGQILNRDQEYEIWGVTLGGIAFFLIGLADDLFGLSPISRLLMQSAVATMSWMAGVSIDFLTIPFTGLTQLGILSLPITVIWLVGMANAINWIDGLDGLAAGVSGIAAVVMLFVSLFMKQPAAALIAAALAGGALGFLRYNFNPAQIFMGDGGAYFMGFTLAGVGVIGLVKSTAVTAVLMPYLILAVPILDMSAVILSRLRSGKSPFTADKRHLHHRLLEAGLSHRLTVLFIYALTLWVGSLALAFSGIPSGIAYASGATALLSYASWRVWKHARQS; from the coding sequence ATGCCTTACCATCTGTACCACCTGCTCGCCTTTCTGGTGTCCACCCTCGTTGTCCTCTGGAGCACACCAGTTGTCAAAACAATCGGTCTTAAAAGTGGCCGCGTAGACCAACCGGGCGGACGCAAAGTCCATCAGCGCCCAATGGTGCGCCTGGGAGGAGTATCGATTTTTGCCGGCACTGTTATAGCGCTCCTTGTAGTTTGGGGGTTAGGAGGTTTTGTAGACGCTGGTGGCCAGATTCTCAATCGCGATCAAGAGTATGAAATCTGGGGCGTGACCCTGGGCGGAATTGCTTTTTTCCTGATCGGTCTGGCAGATGACTTGTTTGGCCTTTCGCCTATCAGCCGGCTGTTGATGCAATCAGCGGTTGCCACAATGTCTTGGATGGCTGGCGTCAGTATTGATTTTCTGACAATTCCATTCACAGGACTTACCCAACTCGGTATCCTGAGTCTGCCCATTACCGTGATTTGGTTGGTCGGCATGGCCAATGCCATCAACTGGATTGACGGTTTGGATGGATTAGCTGCCGGTGTCTCTGGCATTGCCGCCGTTGTCATGCTGTTCGTCAGTTTGTTTATGAAACAACCGGCAGCCGCCTTGATCGCAGCAGCTTTAGCCGGTGGAGCACTGGGTTTCCTGCGCTACAACTTCAACCCAGCTCAGATTTTTATGGGAGATGGAGGAGCCTATTTTATGGGCTTCACCCTCGCCGGCGTTGGCGTCATTGGTTTAGTTAAAAGCACCGCAGTTACTGCTGTGCTGATGCCCTACCTGATCCTGGCCGTCCCGATTTTGGATATGTCTGCTGTAATTCTGTCTCGCTTACGCAGCGGAAAATCGCCGTTCACGGCTGATAAACGTCACCTGCATCACCGGCTGCTAGAAGCCGGTTTGTCCCACAGATTAACCGTTCTGTTTATTTACGCCCTGACTTTATGGGTCGGGAGTTTAGCCCTGGCTTTTTCAGGCATACCAAGTGGCATTGCTTACGCATCGGGTGCGACGGCATTACTAAGCTATGCTAGCTGGCGAGTTTGGAAGCACGCCCGCCAATCTTAA
- the aroQ gene encoding type II 3-dehydroquinate dehydratase, with amino-acid sequence MLSILVLHGPNLNLLGQREPGVYGSVTLDEINRLLENQAGALGAKVSTLQSNHEGVLVDAIHSASGHHQGILINAGAYTHTSVAIRDAIAGVAIPTVEVHLSNIYRREAFRHHSFIAPVAIGQISGFGADSYRLGLHALLGHLRKDEA; translated from the coding sequence CTGTTAAGTATCCTTGTGCTGCATGGGCCAAATCTCAACCTCCTGGGTCAACGAGAACCGGGAGTTTATGGCTCTGTAACTTTAGATGAAATTAACCGCCTACTAGAAAATCAGGCAGGAGCGCTAGGAGCGAAAGTCTCTACGCTGCAGTCGAATCATGAAGGCGTGCTTGTAGATGCGATTCATTCGGCATCTGGGCATCATCAAGGGATTTTAATTAATGCAGGTGCTTATACCCATACGAGTGTGGCGATTCGAGATGCAATCGCAGGGGTGGCGATTCCTACGGTAGAAGTGCACCTGAGTAACATTTACCGCCGAGAAGCCTTTCGTCACCACTCCTTTATTGCGCCGGTGGCTATTGGACAGATCAGTGGATTTGGCGCAGACAGTTATCGCCTCGGTTTACACGCTCTGCTGGGCCATCTGAGAAAGGATGAAGCATGA
- a CDS encoding ADP-ribosylglycohydrolase family protein, which produces MQYSILSRFEAALLGAAVGEALGAEYQVSSQMSLAHLWTGVSHQGLSRQGSNYQNCAVPLGWGCIAVAGAQSLIQAGALDVNEWRARWEKFRPELFTGTEAVVATLPVALFFHENEAKRQAQLQQAVASVPNALQSCDGVLAVGFALTQALKEKLDAATLIPLMIAYLEESRADEVDRAFLAQLRQVQTLLEQRAGLEMAKLMLVRHQEATPNTTPITLALYCFLSTLEDLRLSVIRAARIGKAPQITCAITGALSGAYNSTAGLPIAWRTQSSQPETDSMSRLWGVGVTEILQLAARLVAAWSGVYEVSDVSLESSRLRAVAAPQVMRLR; this is translated from the coding sequence ATGCAATACTCAATCCTAAGTCGATTTGAAGCAGCCTTATTGGGGGCTGCGGTTGGAGAAGCTTTGGGGGCTGAGTATCAAGTTAGCTCACAAATGTCATTGGCACATCTGTGGACGGGTGTGAGCCACCAGGGATTGAGCCGGCAGGGCAGTAATTATCAAAATTGCGCTGTGCCTCTAGGCTGGGGGTGCATCGCAGTTGCCGGCGCTCAAAGTTTGATTCAAGCCGGTGCGTTGGATGTAAATGAATGGCGTGCCAGATGGGAAAAATTCCGTCCTGAGCTTTTCACCGGCACTGAGGCAGTTGTGGCAACGCTACCAGTGGCGCTGTTTTTTCATGAAAATGAGGCCAAACGGCAAGCGCAACTACAACAGGCGGTTGCAAGTGTGCCGAATGCCTTACAGTCGTGCGATGGAGTTTTGGCGGTTGGATTTGCCCTGACTCAAGCGCTGAAAGAGAAACTCGACGCTGCAACTTTGATTCCCCTGATGATCGCTTATCTAGAAGAAAGCCGTGCAGATGAGGTGGATCGAGCTTTTTTGGCACAGCTGCGGCAGGTTCAGACTTTGTTAGAGCAAAGAGCCGGTTTAGAAATGGCTAAGCTCATGTTGGTGAGGCATCAGGAAGCTACACCCAACACCACGCCTATTACTTTAGCGCTGTATTGTTTTTTAAGCACGTTAGAAGATTTGCGTCTGTCTGTGATTCGCGCTGCTCGCATCGGGAAAGCCCCACAAATCACTTGCGCGATCACCGGCGCTTTGTCAGGAGCTTATAACAGCACTGCCGGCTTACCAATTGCATGGCGCACACAATCAAGCCAACCGGAAACGGATTCTATGAGTCGGTTGTGGGGTGTTGGGGTTACAGAGATTCTACAGCTCGCAGCTCGCTTGGTGGCTGCGTGGTCTGGTGTTTATGAGGTTTCAGATGTTTCACTTGAATCAAGCCGGTTGAGGGCGGTTGCAGCGCCCCAAGTCATGAGGCTTCGTTAA